The Metabacillus schmidteae genome has a segment encoding these proteins:
- a CDS encoding TIGR01440 family protein, translating to MTKLQDWMQDLSCLLTDLTSQSDLQEGDILVIGCSTSEVIGEKIGTAGTEEVAEMIFRTLNQFSHQTGVQLAFQCCEHLNRALVLERKTAKTKGFEEVSVIPVRKAGGAMATYAYQHMPNPTVVEFIQADAGIDIGDTFIGMHLKHVAVPLRSRVKQIGSAHVTMAKTRPKLIGGARAVYEQKEENQSCR from the coding sequence ATGACAAAACTTCAAGACTGGATGCAGGATCTTTCCTGTCTTTTAACAGATCTTACGTCTCAAAGTGATCTTCAAGAAGGGGACATTCTCGTAATTGGCTGTAGTACAAGCGAGGTAATTGGTGAAAAGATTGGTACAGCCGGAACAGAAGAAGTAGCAGAAATGATTTTTCGCACCTTGAATCAATTTAGTCACCAAACAGGAGTGCAGCTTGCTTTTCAATGCTGCGAGCACCTAAACAGGGCCCTTGTCCTCGAAAGAAAAACAGCAAAAACAAAGGGGTTTGAAGAGGTCTCGGTTATTCCGGTTCGAAAAGCAGGAGGAGCCATGGCTACCTATGCCTATCAGCATATGCCCAACCCGACTGTCGTGGAGTTTATTCAAGCAGATGCGGGCATTGACATTGGTGATACGTTTATTGGTATGCACTTAAAACACGTGGCTGTCCCGTTAAGAAGTAGAGTAAAACAAATCGGCTCCGCCCATGTGACCATGGCAAAGACCCGTCCGAAATTAATCGGCGGGGCAAGAGCTGTATATGAACAAAAAGAAGAAAATCAATCATGTCGGTAA
- a CDS encoding low molecular weight protein arginine phosphatase — protein MTNVLFVCTGNTCRSPMAEALLKHVKNSDSIQVKSAGVFAIDGYQASPNAVEALSEKGISSDHKSSSLTSELADWATIILTMTNQHKQSVIDLYPHVGRKTYTLSEYVSDQTEMARDISDPFGGPLHMYRQTLTDLETLIEKLISKLEK, from the coding sequence ATGACAAACGTACTATTTGTTTGTACGGGAAATACGTGTAGAAGTCCCATGGCAGAGGCATTATTAAAGCACGTCAAGAACTCTGATTCGATTCAGGTAAAGTCAGCAGGGGTTTTTGCGATAGATGGGTATCAGGCATCACCGAACGCTGTAGAAGCCTTGAGTGAAAAGGGAATATCGAGTGATCACAAGTCTTCTAGTTTAACATCAGAGTTAGCTGATTGGGCAACGATTATTTTGACGATGACAAATCAACACAAGCAATCTGTCATTGACCTCTATCCGCATGTAGGTCGAAAAACCTATACGCTTTCAGAGTATGTGTCAGATCAAACTGAAATGGCCCGGGATATTTCAGATCCATTCGGAGGTCCGCTTCACATGTACCGTCAAACATTAACTGATTTGGAAACGTTAATAGAAAAACTTATTTCAAAACTAGAGAAATGA
- the glyA gene encoding serine hydroxymethyltransferase, with product MKHLPEQDAKVFEAIQLERTRQESKIELIASENFVSEAVMEAQGSVLTNKYAEGYPGRRYYGGCEHVDVVEDIARDRAKEIFGAEYVNVQPHSGAQANMGVYFTILEHGDTVLGMNLSHGGHLTHGSPVNFSGVQYNFVEYGVDEETHRINYEDVREKALTHKPKLIVAGASAYPRAIDFKKFREIADEVGAYFMVDMAHIAGLVAAGLHENPVPYADFVTTTTHKTLRGPRGGMILCKEEFGKKIDKSIFPGIQGGPLMHVIAAKAVAFGETLQDSFKTYAQNIIDNAKRLAEKLQSEGLTLVSGGTDNHLLLVDVRSLQLTGKVAEHVLDEIGITVNKNTIPFETESPFVTSGIRIGTAAVTSRGFGSEEMDEIGSIIAFALKNHEDEAKLAEAKQRVENLTSKFPLYRNL from the coding sequence ATGAAACATTTACCAGAACAAGATGCAAAAGTATTTGAAGCCATTCAATTAGAACGTACTCGTCAGGAATCAAAAATTGAGCTTATTGCTTCAGAAAACTTTGTTAGTGAAGCAGTTATGGAAGCTCAAGGCTCTGTTTTAACAAACAAATATGCAGAAGGATATCCTGGCCGTCGTTACTATGGTGGATGTGAGCATGTGGATGTTGTTGAAGACATTGCAAGAGATCGTGCGAAAGAAATTTTCGGCGCAGAGTATGTAAACGTTCAGCCTCACTCAGGTGCACAAGCAAACATGGGAGTTTATTTCACAATCCTTGAGCATGGCGATACAGTTCTTGGAATGAATTTATCTCATGGCGGTCACTTAACACACGGTAGCCCGGTAAACTTCAGTGGTGTGCAATACAACTTCGTAGAATACGGTGTAGACGAAGAAACTCACCGCATTAATTATGAAGATGTTCGTGAAAAAGCATTAACACACAAGCCGAAGTTAATTGTTGCAGGTGCAAGTGCATACCCAAGAGCAATTGACTTTAAGAAATTCCGCGAAATCGCTGATGAAGTAGGAGCTTACTTCATGGTTGATATGGCGCATATCGCAGGTCTGGTTGCAGCAGGTCTTCACGAAAACCCGGTTCCTTATGCTGACTTCGTGACAACAACAACACACAAAACACTGCGTGGACCACGTGGTGGTATGATTCTTTGTAAAGAAGAATTCGGTAAGAAAATTGACAAGTCTATCTTCCCTGGTATTCAAGGTGGACCACTTATGCACGTAATTGCAGCTAAAGCTGTAGCATTTGGTGAAACTCTTCAAGATAGCTTTAAAACATATGCGCAAAACATCATTGATAATGCTAAGCGTTTAGCAGAAAAACTTCAGTCTGAAGGTTTAACACTTGTTTCTGGTGGAACTGACAATCACTTGCTATTAGTAGATGTTCGTTCCCTTCAGTTAACTGGTAAAGTAGCTGAGCACGTATTAGATGAGATCGGTATTACAGTAAATAAAAACACCATCCCATTTGAAACAGAAAGCCCATTTGTGACAAGTGGTATCCGTATCGGAACAGCAGCTGTAACAAGCCGCGGCTTCGGATCAGAAGAAATGGACGAAATCGGCAGCATTATCGCCTTCGCTCTTAAAAACCATGAAGACGAAGCAAAACTAGCTGAAGCGAAGCAACGTGTTGAGAATTTAACAAGCAAATTCCCTTTATATCGTAATTTATAA
- the upp gene encoding uracil phosphoribosyltransferase: MGKVYVFDHPLIQHKLTYIRDAKTGTKEFRELVDEVASLMAFEITRDLPLTEVNVETPVTTAKSKVLSGKKLGIIPILRAGLGMVDGILKLIPAAKVGHVGLYRDPETLQPVEYYVKLPSDIEERELIVVDPMLATGGSAVEAINSLKKRGAKNIKFMCLIAAPEGVEVVKEAHPDVDIYIAALDEKLNDHGYIVPGLGDAGDRLYGTK; the protein is encoded by the coding sequence ATGGGGAAAGTATACGTGTTTGATCATCCATTAATTCAGCATAAACTTACATATATTCGTGATGCCAAAACGGGAACAAAGGAATTTCGTGAGCTTGTTGATGAAGTTGCAAGTTTAATGGCATTTGAAATTACAAGGGATTTACCGTTAACAGAGGTGAACGTCGAAACACCTGTTACAACAGCGAAATCAAAAGTTCTTTCAGGAAAGAAACTAGGAATCATCCCGATTCTTCGTGCAGGACTTGGAATGGTAGACGGAATTTTGAAATTAATCCCGGCTGCTAAAGTTGGACATGTTGGGCTATATCGTGATCCGGAAACATTACAACCTGTTGAATACTACGTAAAGCTTCCTTCTGATATAGAGGAACGTGAATTAATCGTAGTAGATCCAATGTTAGCAACAGGCGGATCAGCTGTTGAAGCTATTAATAGCTTGAAAAAGCGCGGAGCAAAAAACATTAAATTCATGTGTTTAATTGCCGCTCCAGAAGGTGTTGAAGTGGTAAAGGAAGCACATCCTGATGTTGATATTTACATCGCGGCACTTGATGAAAAACTAAATGATCACGGCTATATCGTCCCTGGCTTAGGTGACGCTGGTGACAGATTGTACGGAACAAAATAA
- a CDS encoding MASE3 domain-containing protein encodes MTTLQKNRKAYIISIICTFVPTLLLLLFQDQFDAVYNPDNHLALHTTLEMYSVFICFIIFIFGWKAFGHNPPTVLLFIPFIFLAVGYLDFMHTLTYKGMPPLFIEGSIKLTSWFWIAARFIESLSLMIILFCDQKMIIRVKRISVLIVTILFIIFITYIVYTFSPSAPFLVIEGKGPTPFKMFLEYCFCGLHFVSLVLLIIKLAKQKNNFYIYLIFAFILLIIGGIQFTLFKSIHDLVNIIGHIYKSIGYTFIFMSFFYTNLHLTFIHKEKAEKSLAATKGILDSFFTHSPNSIALCDKNGKIVKVNAGFERLTNFTSKEAVGKPFESSLPSNQEEVRLLIEGVLADKHYIDYSLETNDPEPLRLLMTIYPIYNDDHIRFAVISRDVTQEKLAKERIERIQEEVNETLQKHQGVIIKYKKVDDYFVITLCNGELLKDMGLADYDVVGIKLKENTFGKDGEIFYKNLQQACKGISRTFEYKRNGGTYAVTLKPIIKDHLVTEVIGSCIDITKLKKTEELLRKSEKLAVVGELAAGIAHEIRNPLTTLKGFTQMLGMDASEREKPFVELMLSELNRIELITNDFMILAKPQAIKYQQHDLKKIVEHVLTIIEPQATLNNVEIESCFTSQQVIIICDENQLKQVFINIVKNALESMPYAGKLKVVMELTSDNCVCIKITDTGCGIPAHVIDRLGEPFYTLKEKGTGLGLMVSFRIIEAHRGSIAFTSKENAGTTAEIILPLK; translated from the coding sequence ATGACAACACTTCAGAAAAATAGAAAAGCATACATCATCTCCATTATCTGTACTTTCGTACCTACCTTACTGCTATTGCTTTTTCAAGATCAGTTTGATGCTGTTTATAACCCTGATAATCATTTAGCACTACACACGACTCTAGAGATGTACAGTGTTTTCATTTGCTTTATTATTTTTATTTTTGGTTGGAAAGCATTTGGTCATAATCCACCAACAGTCCTCCTATTTATCCCTTTTATTTTTCTGGCGGTTGGATACCTGGACTTTATGCACACATTGACGTATAAGGGCATGCCTCCATTATTTATAGAAGGATCTATCAAGTTGACAAGTTGGTTCTGGATAGCTGCAAGATTTATAGAATCCTTAAGTTTAATGATCATATTATTTTGTGACCAAAAAATGATTATTAGGGTTAAGCGAATTTCGGTTTTAATTGTTACCATACTATTTATCATCTTTATAACTTATATCGTTTATACATTCAGTCCAAGTGCTCCCTTTTTAGTTATTGAAGGAAAGGGCCCAACGCCTTTTAAAATGTTCTTAGAATATTGTTTTTGTGGACTGCATTTTGTTTCACTGGTTTTATTAATCATAAAATTAGCTAAGCAGAAGAATAACTTTTATATTTATCTAATTTTTGCATTTATTCTCTTAATAATAGGCGGTATTCAATTTACTCTTTTTAAAAGTATCCATGATCTAGTAAACATTATCGGACATATATATAAGTCTATTGGTTACACCTTTATTTTCATGTCCTTCTTTTATACTAACCTACATTTAACATTTATTCACAAGGAAAAAGCTGAAAAAAGCTTAGCGGCTACAAAAGGAATACTAGATTCATTCTTTACACACTCACCTAACAGTATCGCCCTTTGTGATAAAAACGGAAAAATTGTAAAGGTAAATGCAGGCTTTGAAAGGCTAACAAATTTTACAAGCAAGGAAGCGGTTGGTAAGCCTTTTGAAAGTAGTTTACCTAGTAATCAAGAAGAAGTTCGATTATTAATAGAAGGTGTATTAGCTGATAAACATTATATTGATTATAGCTTAGAAACAAATGATCCTGAGCCCCTCAGGCTACTCATGACCATTTACCCTATATATAATGATGACCATATTCGCTTTGCGGTTATTTCAAGAGACGTTACTCAAGAAAAACTGGCGAAAGAAAGGATAGAAAGAATCCAAGAAGAAGTAAATGAAACACTCCAAAAACACCAAGGGGTTATTATAAAATACAAAAAGGTTGACGATTATTTTGTCATAACTTTATGTAATGGTGAACTGCTAAAGGATATGGGGTTAGCAGATTATGATGTTGTAGGGATAAAATTAAAAGAAAATACCTTTGGAAAAGATGGTGAGATTTTTTATAAAAATTTGCAGCAAGCCTGTAAGGGAATTAGCAGGACGTTTGAATATAAAAGAAACGGCGGTACATACGCTGTTACGCTAAAGCCCATTATAAAAGATCATCTGGTTACCGAAGTGATCGGCTCATGTATCGATATTACCAAACTGAAGAAAACAGAGGAGTTACTGAGGAAATCAGAAAAACTTGCCGTAGTTGGAGAACTGGCTGCAGGTATTGCGCATGAAATTAGAAATCCATTAACAACCTTAAAAGGATTTACTCAAATGTTAGGCATGGACGCTTCTGAACGAGAGAAACCATTCGTAGAGCTTATGCTTTCTGAACTAAATCGAATTGAGCTCATTACAAATGATTTTATGATTCTCGCAAAGCCACAAGCCATTAAGTACCAACAACATGATCTAAAGAAAATTGTGGAGCATGTGTTAACAATTATTGAACCTCAAGCAACTTTAAATAATGTGGAAATAGAAAGCTGTTTTACAAGTCAACAAGTTATTATCATATGTGATGAAAATCAGTTAAAACAGGTTTTTATTAATATAGTAAAAAATGCATTGGAGTCTATGCCCTATGCAGGGAAGCTTAAAGTAGTAATGGAACTGACTTCTGACAATTGTGTCTGCATCAAAATTACAGACACCGGCTGTGGTATTCCTGCACATGTCATCGACCGTCTAGGTGAACCGTTTTATACATTAAAGGAAAAAGGAACTGGGTTAGGGTTAATGGTAAGCTTCCGCATTATCGAGGCTCATCGGGGATCTATAGCGTTTACAAGTAAGGAGAATGCAGGAACAACTGCGGAAATTATACTACCTCTGAAATAG
- a CDS encoding CobW family GTP-binding protein, with amino-acid sequence MSKPIKVYLLSGFLGSGKTTVLKRMVKELKNRNKKLGIILNELGDTNVEQHLFKDEQAYELLNGCICCSIQEDLKSTLNQFILSPVDVLLIEGTGIANPQEILDALSSPEYIDHFQLTSLISIVDASHFLDYHSFFSSSKEIRQLLKEQISHASLLIVNKTDLVSPKKLEKVMAKTKELAGDQTKIILSAFGEVSLDVLLEARVLTVEIDQQTNPPSHHSSIKAIKIIDLPLINRKAFVAWLKELSAEIIRGKGYVQFEDDRHLYSFQFASKKVHFEKIEDVTTEKPIIILIGDQLDPSTIRASFDYAFHV; translated from the coding sequence ATGAGTAAGCCTATAAAAGTCTATTTATTAAGTGGTTTTTTGGGAAGTGGAAAAACAACAGTCTTAAAGAGAATGGTGAAAGAACTGAAAAACAGGAACAAGAAGCTGGGAATTATTCTTAATGAACTTGGTGATACAAATGTTGAGCAGCACTTATTTAAAGATGAACAAGCCTATGAATTGCTGAATGGATGTATCTGTTGTTCGATCCAGGAAGACCTAAAATCAACTCTAAATCAATTTATCCTAAGCCCTGTAGATGTGCTTCTTATCGAGGGAACCGGTATCGCCAATCCACAGGAAATTCTCGATGCCCTTTCAAGCCCTGAATATATCGACCACTTTCAGCTTACGTCTTTAATTAGCATTGTTGATGCCAGTCATTTTCTAGATTATCACAGTTTCTTTTCCAGCTCGAAGGAGATCCGCCAATTACTTAAAGAGCAAATCTCTCATGCTTCTTTACTTATCGTCAATAAAACAGATCTTGTTTCCCCTAAAAAGCTGGAAAAAGTAATGGCAAAGACGAAAGAGCTCGCTGGTGATCAGACAAAAATCATTTTGTCTGCTTTTGGAGAGGTTTCATTAGATGTATTGTTAGAAGCTAGAGTTTTGACAGTGGAAATAGATCAACAGACTAATCCTCCATCACATCACAGTTCCATAAAAGCAATAAAAATCATTGACTTGCCTCTTATTAATCGAAAGGCGTTTGTTGCTTGGTTAAAGGAATTATCAGCGGAAATTATTCGTGGAAAAGGCTATGTGCAGTTTGAGGATGATCGTCACCTCTATTCTTTTCAATTCGCCTCTAAAAAGGTCCATTTTGAAAAAATTGAGGACGTAACGACAGAAAAACCAATCATTATTCTGATTGGAGATCAACTAGATCCAAGTACAATTCGTGCTTCTTTTGATTATGCCTTTCATGTATAA
- a CDS encoding putative periplasmic lipoprotein: MNKFLPFLIICIFLVGCSSQATNGEDSSKIDTSYADDYASNPQVTDDRTLLKVEDSVIDEKGEATVKKLTFPNETYEMDPVKLHIKDVKLIHLKPDYSLIDYFHMLTHEEEFDVVKLFVEIENTSNEPLNYAPIAMLETNTGEIFDWEKDIYLEGLNGEIEGNETKSGNLGFIVDSSKELEWIEITTSDVYDKNQNKIKESEKIKIEL; the protein is encoded by the coding sequence ATGAATAAATTTTTGCCATTTTTAATAATATGTATCTTTTTAGTAGGATGCAGCAGTCAAGCAACAAACGGGGAAGATTCAAGCAAAATTGATACGAGCTATGCAGATGATTATGCTTCAAATCCTCAGGTCACAGATGATCGTACTCTTTTAAAAGTAGAAGATTCAGTGATAGATGAAAAAGGAGAAGCAACAGTCAAAAAACTGACATTTCCAAATGAAACCTATGAAATGGATCCAGTAAAGCTGCACATTAAAGATGTAAAGTTGATCCATTTAAAGCCGGATTACAGTTTAATCGATTATTTCCATATGCTCACACATGAAGAGGAATTTGATGTGGTTAAGTTGTTTGTTGAAATTGAAAATACATCAAATGAGCCATTAAACTATGCACCAATTGCTATGCTAGAAACAAACACTGGTGAAATATTTGATTGGGAAAAGGATATTTATTTAGAAGGCCTGAACGGAGAAATAGAAGGAAACGAAACAAAAAGTGGAAACTTAGGTTTTATTGTAGATTCCTCTAAAGAGTTGGAATGGATTGAAATCACGACAAGTGATGTATATGACAAAAATCAAAACAAAATAAAAGAATCAGAAAAAATAAAAATTGAATTATAA
- the rpiB gene encoding ribose 5-phosphate isomerase B — translation MKVAIASDHGGINIRKEIINLLEELNIEYEDMGCECETSVDYPDYALPVAKKVVNGEVDRGILICGTGIGMSIAANKVKGIRCALAHDTFSAQATREHNDTNILAMGERVIGPGLARDIAKIWLTTEFQGGRHATRIGKISEYEKEQN, via the coding sequence ATGAAAGTAGCAATCGCATCAGACCACGGTGGAATAAACATAAGAAAAGAAATTATCAATTTATTAGAAGAGCTAAATATTGAGTACGAAGATATGGGCTGTGAATGTGAAACATCAGTAGATTACCCCGACTATGCGCTGCCTGTTGCAAAAAAAGTAGTAAATGGCGAAGTTGATAGAGGAATTTTAATTTGTGGTACAGGCATCGGAATGAGTATAGCTGCCAACAAAGTAAAAGGTATTCGCTGTGCCCTTGCACATGATACATTTAGTGCACAAGCAACACGTGAGCACAACGATACAAATATTTTAGCGATGGGTGAACGTGTCATCGGCCCGGGACTAGCAAGAGACATTGCGAAAATTTGGTTAACAACAGAATTTCAAGGTGGGCGTCACGCAACACGTATCGGAAAAATTTCAGAATATGAAAAAGAACAAAACTAA
- a CDS encoding alkaline phosphatase, with protein MFNKKFRKKLLPLAVMTTVAFGSLGGTFQAAEAKEKKSNSAEIKNVIFLIGDGMGVSYTSAYRYLQDSDDSKFADRTELDKYLVGQQMTYPEDPEQNVTDSASAATAMSAGIKTYNNAIAVDNDGSDVKTVLEAAKERGKATGLVATSEITHATPASFGAHDHSRQNMNEIANDYYDDLIDGEHKVDVLLGGGTDLFVRKDRNLTEEFQKDGFSYVTNKDELMNDDSEQVLGLFAPRGLPKMLDRTEDTPSLEDMTTSAIDRLNKDKDGFFLMIEGSQIDWAGHDNDIVSAMSEMDDFEKAFAAAIEFAKKDKHTLVVATADHSTGGYSIGANGIYNWFGEPIKAAKRTPDFMAAEIANGADVEETLKQYIDLELTSEEIQSVKDAGTKATDIDNAIEKIFDTRSNTGWTTGGHTGEDVPVYAYGPSSERFAGQIDNTDNAKIIFELLAKGKKEVEIEDH; from the coding sequence ATGTTTAATAAAAAATTTAGAAAAAAGTTGTTACCGTTGGCAGTCATGACGACGGTCGCATTTGGTAGTTTAGGAGGTACATTCCAGGCAGCAGAGGCAAAAGAAAAGAAATCAAACTCTGCAGAAATTAAAAATGTCATCTTTTTAATTGGTGATGGAATGGGTGTTTCATATACTTCAGCATACCGCTACTTACAAGATAGCGATGATTCAAAATTTGCTGATCGTACAGAACTGGATAAATATTTAGTTGGTCAGCAGATGACATATCCGGAAGATCCCGAACAAAATGTAACAGATTCGGCTTCGGCTGCAACAGCGATGTCAGCTGGAATTAAAACATATAATAATGCGATTGCCGTTGATAATGATGGCTCAGATGTAAAAACTGTATTAGAAGCCGCAAAGGAGCGGGGGAAAGCAACAGGACTTGTTGCAACGTCTGAGATTACTCACGCAACACCAGCATCATTTGGTGCACATGATCATAGTCGCCAAAATATGAATGAGATTGCAAATGATTATTATGACGACTTAATTGATGGAGAACATAAAGTGGATGTCCTTTTAGGTGGAGGAACAGATTTATTTGTCCGCAAAGATCGTAATCTAACAGAAGAATTCCAAAAAGATGGATTTAGCTATGTAACAAATAAGGACGAGCTGATGAATGACGATAGTGAGCAGGTACTTGGTTTGTTTGCGCCGCGCGGCTTACCGAAAATGCTTGATCGTACAGAAGATACTCCTTCATTAGAGGATATGACAACGTCTGCTATTGACCGCTTAAACAAAGATAAAGATGGATTTTTCTTAATGATTGAAGGAAGCCAAATCGATTGGGCAGGACATGATAATGACATCGTATCAGCTATGAGTGAGATGGACGATTTTGAAAAGGCATTTGCTGCAGCAATTGAATTTGCGAAAAAGGACAAGCACACATTGGTTGTCGCAACAGCGGACCATTCAACAGGTGGATATTCAATTGGAGCTAATGGAATCTATAATTGGTTTGGTGAACCGATTAAAGCTGCAAAGCGCACACCTGACTTTATGGCAGCGGAAATAGCAAATGGAGCAGATGTTGAGGAAACGTTGAAGCAATATATTGACTTGGAATTAACATCAGAAGAAATTCAATCTGTAAAAGATGCTGGAACAAAAGCAACTGATATCGATAATGCGATCGAAAAAATCTTTGATACACGCTCAAACACAGGATGGACAACAGGCGGACATACAGGTGAGGACGTTCCTGTATATGCGTATGGTCCTTCTTCAGAGAGATTTGCGGGACAAATTGATAACACAGACAACGCAAAAATTATCTTTGAGCTTTTAGCTAAAGGTAAAAAAGAAGTTGAAATTGAAGATCATTAA
- a CDS encoding methyl-accepting chemotaxis protein, with protein sequence MEEKKYKFSLRMKLVVLVTTLALITYSTSAVFISFIVKYVDHIVSPAIFTLITLLMGIFWSGVLAYFGSSFITKALKRLEIAAYKAAKGHIEEDVPVTKSDDEIRGLSIAFNEMLHNMRDMVHSIEDNFQATNDQVSQIANASGSASKQANDILTTVQEISRGADQSAVAIQETATSVEDIIEFASQVEGKAASSEQLSKEMVTSLHDSKEVYEALIEGIQTLANENEKSMTAVRRLEQHANEVSSIVSLVGDIANQTNLLALNASIEAARAGEHGKGFAVVADEVRKLADESAKAVQGITGLISNIQQEVQNVVTQIAEQVETAKNQAKNGQVSAELLDQSSQSILNVAEAVKQISELIQQQMNSLQKTGAQSEEVAAIAEQTSAGAHEVASAITEQSEHIQSMNQLGKKLAESSEELRKTIDRFVI encoded by the coding sequence ATGGAAGAGAAAAAGTACAAGTTTAGTTTGCGCATGAAGCTTGTTGTATTAGTCACAACGCTTGCGTTGATTACCTATTCAACAAGTGCCGTTTTTATATCTTTTATCGTAAAATATGTGGACCATATCGTATCACCGGCAATCTTTACGCTAATCACGCTGTTAATGGGGATCTTTTGGTCAGGTGTTTTAGCGTATTTTGGTTCGAGTTTTATTACGAAGGCTTTAAAAAGGCTAGAGATTGCAGCATATAAGGCGGCAAAAGGACATATTGAGGAAGATGTTCCTGTAACAAAAAGTGATGATGAAATTAGAGGATTAAGTATTGCATTTAATGAAATGCTTCATAATATGCGAGATATGGTACACAGTATTGAGGATAATTTTCAAGCAACAAATGATCAAGTTAGTCAGATTGCTAATGCATCAGGCAGTGCATCAAAGCAGGCAAATGACATTCTAACCACTGTTCAAGAAATTTCACGTGGAGCAGATCAGTCCGCAGTAGCGATTCAAGAAACTGCGACGTCGGTGGAAGACATCATTGAATTTGCCTCACAGGTTGAAGGAAAAGCAGCATCATCTGAACAATTGTCAAAAGAAATGGTAACATCTTTACACGATAGTAAAGAAGTTTATGAAGCTCTGATCGAGGGAATTCAAACATTAGCAAATGAAAATGAAAAGTCCATGACGGCTGTCCGCCGCTTGGAGCAGCATGCAAATGAGGTTTCAAGCATCGTTTCTCTAGTCGGAGATATTGCCAACCAGACAAATCTGCTTGCATTGAATGCTTCTATTGAAGCGGCTCGCGCAGGGGAACACGGTAAGGGCTTTGCTGTTGTTGCAGATGAAGTCCGTAAGCTTGCTGATGAGAGTGCAAAAGCTGTCCAAGGTATCACGGGACTTATTAGCAATATTCAACAAGAGGTCCAAAATGTAGTGACTCAAATAGCCGAACAAGTTGAAACAGCAAAAAATCAAGCCAAAAACGGACAAGTATCTGCTGAATTACTTGATCAATCGAGTCAATCTATTCTTAACGTTGCTGAAGCAGTGAAACAAATTAGTGAGCTTATTCAACAGCAAATGAACTCTCTTCAAAAAACAGGTGCGCAATCAGAAGAAGTAGCAGCAATCGCGGAACAAACATCTGCAGGCGCCCATGAAGTTGCTTCAGCGATCACCGAACAATCAGAACATATTCAAAGCATGAATCAATTAGGGAAGAAGCTAGCTGAAAGTTCAGAAGAATTAAGGAAAACAATTGATCGATTTGTCATTTAA
- a CDS encoding manganese efflux pump MntP produces the protein MSIESMVGELLTLLIMALALGMDAFSVGLGMGLIRLRFRQILYIGITIGIFHIWMPLVGMLIGRLLSDTFGTIATLLGGTLLILLGIQMVFVSFKKDEDPLITPVGFGLIVFALSVSLDSFSVGLSLGIYGAKTFLTVAIFGLVSMVLTWLGLLVGKRVQNWLGSYSEALGGTILLAFGIKLLLPF, from the coding sequence ATGAGTATTGAATCAATGGTTGGGGAACTACTAACATTACTAATTATGGCACTGGCTCTAGGAATGGACGCATTTTCGGTCGGCCTTGGAATGGGCTTAATTAGGTTAAGGTTCAGACAGATTTTATACATAGGTATCACAATCGGCATTTTTCACATTTGGATGCCGTTAGTTGGAATGCTAATAGGAAGGCTACTAAGCGACACCTTTGGGACCATTGCAACACTATTAGGTGGAACACTTCTCATTTTATTAGGCATACAGATGGTATTTGTTTCCTTTAAAAAAGATGAAGATCCTCTCATTACACCAGTTGGTTTTGGTCTTATTGTGTTTGCGTTAAGTGTGAGTTTAGATAGTTTTTCGGTCGGCTTAAGCCTGGGGATTTATGGAGCAAAAACATTCCTGACTGTTGCGATCTTTGGTCTTGTCAGCATGGTGCTAACATGGCTTGGGCTTTTAGTTGGGAAACGGGTCCAAAATTGGTTGGGTTCATATAGCGAAGCTTTAGGTGGCACGATCTTACTGGCATTTGGAATTAAGCTCCTTTTGCCATTTTAA